TCTTAATTCACCAAGATACAATTTTGGAGTGTTACAAGTTATCCTAATCACTTTTGCCATGATTCTTACTATGTGTTCACTTCATTGTATTTTAGATTTGTTGTATCGTTACCATAGGCACCTTACTAGTGTGCTAAAATGTAGCACTTGTATCCAAACAACCATTTAGCAAAAGTTTCGAGTACCTAGGAACGTGGTACCCAAGGTAAGTCGGATAACCCCTTTTCGGTCCATTTGTCGAGCAAGTCTGCGAGACGAGATGGACAACCAAGTCCCTACCGAGCAAGTCTGTGAGGCGAGTCGGACGACCAAGTCCCCTTCAAGCAAGTCTGTGAAGCGAGACAGACGACCAAGTCCTCGCTAAATAGACCCATGAAGTACGAGTTCCCACCAAGTGGACCCACGAAGGAGCCCCATCCCAACACTACTGGCCCACGTGGCTACGACGGGATGCGATGTCCTTAGGCCACACTCGGGTAAACGTGCGGCACCGAAGGAATGTCGAGTGGTCACCATTAGAGCACAAACCTTACGCCCACGTGTACAAACCTAGGCACACCACCACTGTGTTGTGGGGCCAGTctgtgggggatggatatcccccgGGCCAACACCCGCATGGAAACGCGCCTGGCTTCCCCCTATGATGTCCTATGGTGGGCCAGCCGAAAGTAACTAGGCAAAGCAAGTCCATTCTGAACCAGCAAAGGCCAACGCCCGAGTTAGGTGCCACAAGAGCACGAGTATATCGTGCGGTAACTCGGGCGGATGAGTGAAGAGGATTCCGAGATGTAGGAAGACAGTTCACTACAAACTGGGAGATAGGCGAATGGATTATGTTTATCACCTGTGCGGGATAGCTATCcttggtcgtgtatataaggctaaGAGGCACCACTACCATTTTCATCTCACCTTAGCCCAACCTACTCATAATTCACGGTTTGTAATCTCATACCAGTACCAAGATCATCAcatgacgtagggtgttacgcctttCGCGCGGTCTGAACCTGTATAAGCTTCTGTGTTCCTCCTGTCGTGCCACCGCACGAACCATCGAGTCGCGATCAACGACGTCGTCCTGCCCAAAAGCACCACGTGGGTAACCCCGTGGTGTGCGGTCGGGTAATAAACATCGATACAGTCAAGCCCGGCTGTTGGATGATTTTAGTACCAAAATCCCAATAGTGACCCGAATAATTGGAAGGACTGGACAGTACACTATACCGGGTGTATGTCTACAACACACTAAAGGATGATGTAGGGCTCATGACGACGAGAGGAGTCGTGTTTTGTACGACCGCACCGTGAGACTGATCTGTGGGACTTGTAAGGTTTCGGGGACTTTGTTGGTTTCCTGGTCTTCGTGCAAGCAGTCTAGCGTAGCTCGATCTAGCATAGAGGCTAAGTATGTCACTATCGCTAGATGTTGCTTGCAATTGTTATGATGATGGCTACTTTACAAGGTTTTGGCTTGGATTTTCATCATGTGCCTCTGCTTTGCGATAGCATGAATACCATAAGCATTGCAAGAATATTGTGATGCATTCGAAAACCAAGCACATTGATGTCCGCTTTCACTTTATTTGTTGTGCCACATTGATACCCATCGACAGTTGGCTGGCATTTTCACTAAACTCCTTGATCAGTCAACTTTTGCACATTTGCGACGGAAATTGGGTGTTTGCTTTCCTTTTTGATCGAGGGCTCCCTTTTGTTTTCTCTTCATTTATTCTACCTTTTCTTGtagattttagttcttgattcctATATTATATCTATGTCCCATGTAACATTTTGAGCTTCACTTGTATAACTGCTAGATTGTAACTATGCTCCTAGTAGTATGTTCTATGTGTACATGATGATGCTATGGCATGCTTAGGCTCTTTTTGCTCGTATTGATACAATATTGTTGAGATAAGCGTGTTTTCATATATGTGAACTTGACTATTACTTGCTAAATCCAAAACATGTTCACCATTGAGATTGGCACCTAGCATGTGTAGGATGAGTTCAAATCCTTTGTGTTGTCAGTAGTATGCTAGGTGGCTATGTCCCATGCCTTGTGTTGGTGTTCCGAACCTCACTCTGAAAGTAAATTTGTTGTGCTTGTTATGGGCTCTAGACAGTGTGCATGGTGGgtgcaagatttatactggtttgTGCATAATGTCCCTACTTCTAGTCATCGACGGCTTGTGCTACCagcaccattgatgatcaaagctTGTAGCAGGGGTTATAAGCagtcgagagagggaggagaggctcccaagtctcttatcATGGTGGAGGTGGTTACGAAGTGGAGTactagctaagtcttggcttggcggCAGGGATCTGGCCTCTAGGTCCTTGTTGGTGCGTCCTCCTCATGTTCATCGGTCCTTCTGGGCGTCTTCTCGTTGGGGTCCGTCCTTGTGTCCATCCATGTCTTCAAGGATCCAAGAGTCTATTCACTAGAGTCTAAAAGTCCAACCCCCAATCTTGGGTCGgcctcctccttttataggccaagGAGGGGGTCGGCCAATGGTAGCTTCCTTAAGAAGGAGCCGTCGGGCGACGGTAAAGCTGAGCATTCTATCATGGGGTAAAGCCACGTGTGCTCGTGGGCCCCGAGATTACCTGGCAGTCTTGTATTCTTTATGGCGGATGGCGCAGGCAGCGTGGGTCCCGACCTCCATCATTTGGGCTATGCTAACCCCTGGTCTTCGTAGCCTAGGGCTCAGTGTGGTTCGTCGTGTTGTACCTTACCAGAGATCTGTGCACTCATGCCTAGTTCTAGTAGTTCATGAGTGTGTCGTAGGTTGAGCAGTGCGTGGGCCATAAATGTGACATAGTCAGAGGGGTTCGTAGGTCAAGAGTGCTTTGTGACCCGAGGGGCTCGTAGGCTATGAGTAGGAGGCAGACCGACGCCTCCGTTGTGGCTCGGCATCAAGCGCAGTTAATGCGACCGATCACTTATGAGGGGTCGGTCTCGGGCCAGGCgagggatccactcgagtggtttcccATCGGTACGTCTGCCCCCTGTTAGACTCTGCCATGCCCGACCCCGGGCTTAGTACCATGGGGCTTGTCCAGGGGCGGGTTCCTCTAGGGTAGATGCTACCTGTCTCCTTCGGGGCGGTGCCCGGTTGCTAGCCACATTCCTTGGGCACGTTCGCTAATTGATGGACCCTAGGGACCAGGGATCttatccccgatagtagccccgagCCCCTAGAGGGAGAATATTTCCCCTCGAGGGATTTTTCTAGGTCGGACGTTGTCTCGTCCCTTTTGTTGCTCACAACCAATGGGTTGGTGAGGTTCGCGAGGCCCACTATTGGATTTCGGGATCCAGTTGGGCATTATAAGTAGAGGGTCCGTCCGCGCTGCCGCTTACCCCGTATCGACTTTGGTTGTCGCTCCCTTGCTTCCCCCAAAAATGGCATTCTATCGGGAGGGTAATGTTGTTCAAAACCCTTTGGGATCCTCTCAGCTAACCATGGATAGTAGCAAGTGTCCCCCTCCGGGGTGTCCTCACTAAGGTCGGCCCAAGAGTCGCTCGCCACGGGAAATGTGGGTGGTTTTTGGGACCTTATCCCTTTCTTGCTCCTATATCTTCATGGTGACAAGCTTTCTTCATAGGGGCGATGGGCTCAAGTGCTGGAGGAGAGATCATATCGCTCTCATCCTCCCCCTTGACCTCTCCGAATGAAGAATCAAGGGCCGACCCTCGCTGCGGTGAGCCCACGTCGTCGTTcccggtggccgacgctaccagcGCACCGACCATTGTTGGCTGCTccatggtagcaacaagatgtggtTGCACGGGGTGTGTCACCATTCAGTAAACCTAAAATATAACCACAAAATTAAATATATAAGTTAGCAGCGCACTTGAGGAACATAGAAAACAAGCTTCAATTTGAGCAGAGATTATAACAAGTGTTATATCACTCCAGTCTCTTGAATACAAGCTGACATAAATACAACTGTCAGGTGGTTCATTACTTTATGCTCAAGGTTACCATGCTGGTATGCATGATTCCTGGAGGTTTATCCACAACTAATCAAACAAACCGGGTGATTCAACCATGACTAAGGCattgttcgtttgtgccggattggtgggtcggaacgattcctagccggattacttctctaatttacataaactttgattagctgaaaCGATTTcgggtgcaatccgacacaaacgaacaagacctAACGGATGTCAATGAAATTGTAGGTGTAGGGTACTGGAAATCTGGAATAGGAACCGTTGGAACAGTAAATCTGTAAATGTCAGTTCCATTCTCTTTTTATTCGGTAATGATAATGATATTTGAGTTGTGTCAATGTGTGCACGTCCCAGAAAGACTCTCAGTATCAATGGTGAGAATTTTTCTTTGCAAGGTACATCATGCAAATTATTAAAAACATTgcaaacaacaacaaaaaaatCATCAAGCTGCGAATGGTCTAACCCTGGACAATGGACATAGCAGTTAATAAAGTTGAGACAAGTGAGTAGAAATATTTCAGTTATTCAAGACATGTTAAACGTAAGATCATATAAAGTAACTAAAAATATCGCCTCTTAGATGAAACAGTTAGTATGCTTCATTCAAGGAATAAGAACAAAAGAATACCCTCAGTTTCTTATGCTGTGCAAGAACCTGTGGAGGAACAAGCGATGACAGTTAGCAGAGCGGTCTTGTAATGCAGAATAAGTGGGTGTTCTGTGAACCTGTAATAATAGAGCATCCCGTCCTCCGCCCCCGCCTTCCCTTCCCACGCCGCCCGTGCCGCCCCAGATCGGCAAATCCGCCCGCATCTACCCCGCGCGCGTCCCGGATGGCCACTTCTTCCTCCGCCCGCCCCGGGGTTCCGTAGCATGGGCCACTCTCTCTCCTCGCATTCCAAATCCACCCTCTCCTCCCCGCCGCGCCGCAGCAGGTCGCTCTCGCCGATGAGTCCGCCGCCGCTGCGGCTGACCGCGCCGATGCAGATCGCTGCGGAGGACAGCGGCAGTGACAGTTCCTCCTCGTTTGCGCCGCCCGCCCGGGACTACACCCAGGACCTGCCCGACGAGATCCTCGCGCTCGTCTTCGCGTCGCTCTCGCCCACCGACCGCAACGCCTGCTCCCTCGCCTGCTCGCGCTGGATGGAGGTCGACGCCACCACGCGCCACCGCCTCTCCCTCGACGCCCGCGCCGCGCTGGGCAACGCTGCCCCCGCGCTGTTCGCGCGGTTCACGGCCGTCACGAAGCTGGCGCTCCGCTGGGCGCGCGGGTCGGGCGCGGACAGCCTCTCCGACTACGGCGCTGCGGCGGTGGCCACCGCGCTGCCCTCGGGGCGCCTCTCCAGGCTCAAGCTCCGCGGCCTAAGGCAGCTGTCCGACGCCGGTCTAGCCTCGCTCGCTGCTGCCGCGCCAGCGATCCGCAAGCTCTCCGTTGCGTCCTGCACCTTCGGACCCAAGGCATTCGTCGCCGTGCTCCAGTCCTGCCCCCTCCTCGAGGACCTCTCCGTCAAGCGCCTCAGGGGCCTACCAGACACGGCCGGTGCCACCACTTCCATTGCTGAGGACATCAAATTTCCACCGGCTTCGTCCCTGCGTTCTGTTTGCCTCAAGGATCTATATAGCGCTCTATGCTTTGTGCCGCTTGTGGCATCCTCACCAGAACTCCGCTCGCTCAAGATACTGCGGTGCTCCGGCGCCTGGGACCTGCCATTGGAGGTCATCACTGCACGTGCTCCTGGACTTGTTGAGCTTCACCTCGAGAAA
This portion of the Zea mays cultivar B73 chromosome 2, Zm-B73-REFERENCE-NAM-5.0, whole genome shotgun sequence genome encodes:
- the LOC100279556 gene encoding F-box protein At1g47056 — protein: MGHSLSSHSKSTLSSPPRRSRSLSPMSPPPLRLTAPMQIAAEDSGSDSSSSFAPPARDYTQDLPDEILALVFASLSPTDRNACSLACSRWMEVDATTRHRLSLDARAALGNAAPALFARFTAVTKLALRWARGSGADSLSDYGAAAVATALPSGRLSRLKLRGLRQLSDAGLASLAAAAPAIRKLSVASCTFGPKAFVAVLQSCPLLEDLSVKRLRGLPDTAGATTSIAEDIKFPPASSLRSVCLKDLYSALCFVPLVASSPELRSLKILRCSGAWDLPLEVITARAPGLVELHLEKLQVGDRGLAALSACANLEVLFLVKTPECTDSGIISVAEKCHRLRKLHVDGWRTNRIGDFGLMAVARGCPNLQELVLIGVNPTVLSLRMLGEHCRTLERLALCGCETVGDAEIICLAERWAALKKLCIKGCPVSDRGMEALNGGCPSLVKVKLKRCRGVSYECIENLKVTRGGSFSISLDIVLEHDARSASENGAQENGQAQITALTDQMAGMDLPVNAAGAQSSTHTITRMRSVVSALRRRFGNPPPP
- the LOC100279556 gene encoding F-box protein At1g47056 isoform X3, whose amino-acid sequence is MGHSLSSHSKSTLSSPPRRSRSLSPMSPPPLRLTAPMQIAAEDSGSDSSSSFAPPARDYTQDLPDEILALVFASLSPTDRNACSLACSRWMEVDATTRHRLSLDARAALGNAAPALFARFTAVTKLALRWARGSGADSLSDYGAAAVATALPSGRLSRLKLRGLRQLSDAGLASLAAAAPAIRKLSVASCTFGPKAFVAVLQSCPLLEDLSVKRLRGLPDTAGATTSIAEDIKFPPASSLRSVCLKDLYSALCFVPLVASSPELRSLKILRCSGAWDLPLEVITARAPGLVELHLEKLQVGDRGLAALSACANLEVLFLVKTPECTDSGIISVAEKCHRLRKLHVDGWRTNRIGDFGLMAVARGCPNLQELVLIGVNPTVLSLRMLGEHCRTLERLALCGCETVGDAEIICLAERWAALKKLCIKGCPVSDRGMEALNGGCPSLVKVKLKRCRGVSYECIENLKVTRGGSFSISLDIVLEHDARSASENGAQENGQAQITALTDQMAGMDLPVNAAGAQSSTHTITRMRSVVSALRL
- the LOC100279556 gene encoding F-box protein At1g47056 isoform X2 produces the protein MGHSLSSHSKSTLSSPPRRSRSLSPMSPPPLRLTAPMQIAAEDSGSDSSSSFAPPARDYTQDLPDEILALVFASLSPTDRNACSLACSRWMEVDATTRHRLSLDARAALGNAAPALFARFTAVTKLALRWARGSGADSLSDYGAAAVATALPSGRLSRLKLRGLRQLSDAGLASLAAAAPAIRKLSVASCTFGPKAFVAVLQSCPLLEDLSVKRLRGLPDTAGATTSIAEDIKFPPASSLRSVCLKDLYSALCFVPLVASSPELRSLKILRCSGAWDLPLEVITARAPGLVELHLEKLQVGDRGLAALSACANLEVLFLVKTPECTDSGIISVAEKCHRLRKLHVDGWRTNRIGDFGLMAVARGCPNLQELVLIGVNPTVLSLRMLGEHCRTLERLALCGCETVGDAEIICLAERWAALKKLCIKGCPVSDRGMEALNGGCPSLVKVKLKRCRGVSYECIENLKVTRGGSFSISLDIVLEHDARSASENGAQENGQAQITALTDQMAGMDLPVNAAGAQSSTHTITRMRSVVSALRRSVAS